The following coding sequences lie in one Synechococcus sp. CC9902 genomic window:
- a CDS encoding 3-deoxy-7-phosphoheptulonate synthase, which yields MATTSDLHVVETRPLVAPALLHQDLAPDASALNTVTSARKRIQAILRGDDQRLLAVVGPCSVHDVAAAREYAERLAPIRERLKDRLEVVMRVYFEKPRTTVGWKGLINDPHLDSSYDINTGLRRARALLLDLAHEGMPAATELLDPVVPQYIADLISWTAIGARTTESQTHREMASGLSMPIGYKNSTDGSATIAINAMQSASKPHHFLGINRDGQASIVSTTGNPDGHLVLRGGNRGSNYHVDAVTEAAAELKKYGLEDRLMVDCSHANSNKDFRRQSDVLASIADQLRSGSKHLMGVMIESHLVEGNQKIPADLSQLTYGQSITDACISLETTEKILNDLADAVGACQK from the coding sequence ATGGCCACCACTTCAGATCTGCATGTGGTGGAGACCCGTCCTTTGGTCGCACCCGCTTTACTGCATCAAGACCTGGCGCCTGATGCGAGCGCTCTGAACACCGTGACATCAGCGCGGAAGCGCATTCAAGCGATCCTTCGTGGGGATGATCAACGATTGCTGGCGGTGGTGGGGCCGTGTTCCGTTCACGATGTTGCAGCGGCGCGGGAGTACGCGGAACGCCTGGCTCCGATCCGAGAGCGTCTCAAGGATCGATTGGAAGTTGTGATGCGGGTGTACTTCGAGAAGCCGAGAACAACTGTTGGTTGGAAAGGTCTGATTAACGATCCTCACCTTGATAGTTCCTACGACATCAATACAGGTCTTCGTCGCGCTCGTGCACTCCTGTTGGATTTGGCCCATGAGGGCATGCCTGCCGCAACAGAGTTGCTAGATCCTGTTGTCCCTCAATACATCGCTGATTTGATCAGTTGGACCGCGATTGGCGCTCGGACCACTGAAAGCCAAACCCATCGGGAGATGGCCTCTGGATTGTCGATGCCGATTGGATACAAAAACAGCACAGATGGCAGTGCCACGATTGCTATTAACGCGATGCAATCAGCGTCTAAGCCCCATCACTTTCTTGGTATTAATCGAGATGGACAGGCTTCAATTGTGAGTACAACTGGTAACCCTGATGGACATCTTGTGTTGCGTGGTGGTAACCGAGGTAGTAATTATCACGTTGATGCTGTCACTGAGGCCGCGGCTGAACTCAAGAAATATGGTCTAGAAGACCGCTTAATGGTTGACTGCAGCCATGCTAATTCCAATAAGGATTTCCGTCGTCAGTCGGATGTATTGGCCTCGATTGCTGATCAATTGCGCTCCGGCTCAAAGCATTTGATGGGAGTGATGATTGAGAGTCATTTGGTTGAGGGAAATCAGAAAATACCGGCAGATTTGTCGCAACTCACCTACGGGCAAAGCATTACGGATGCTTGCATTAGCCTTGAGACGACAGAAAAGATTTTGAATGACTTGGCAGATGCTGTTGGGGCTTGCCAGAAATAG
- the acnB gene encoding bifunctional aconitate hydratase 2/2-methylisocitrate dehydratase codes for MLNAYSKLAAEREAQGVPALPLTAEQTKDLTQLLENPPTDQKQILLELLSDRIPPGVDEAAYVKATWLSAVAQGNASSPFVTPLEATRLLGTMVGGYNVAALIELLNNSDEELAKCAAQGLSRTLLVYDAFNEVMDLATSNRFAKQVVDSWAAAEWFTTKAELAESITVTVFKVDGETNTDDLSPATHATTRPDIPLHALAMLETRDPNGLNTIAKLKENGHPVAYVGDVVGTGSSRKSAINSVLWHTGNDIPHVPNKRAGGVILGGKIAPIFFNTAEDSGALPIECDVSQLNTGDVITIRPHAGTVERDGTVISHFDLKPSTISDEVRAGGRIPLMIGRALTDKVRNQLGLPPSEVFIRPSTPQDNGKGFTLAQKMVGKACGLPGVQPGTSCEPLMATVGSQDTTGPMTRDEMKELACLGFSSDLVMQSFCHTAAYPKPVDLQTQQDLPDFFAQRGGVALRPGDGIIHSWLNRMLLPDTVGTGGDSHTRFPLGISFPAGSGLVAFAAAIGAMPLDMPESVLVRFSGALQPGVTLRDVVNAIPWVAIQRGLLTVEKANKKNIFNGRIMEIEGLPDLKLEQAFELTDATAERSCAGCTIKLSEATVSEYLRSNVALLKNMIARGYSDARTLARRVKAMEDWLANPQLLQADADAEYAEILEINLDELTEPVLACPNDPDNVKLLSEVAGNAVQEVFIGSCMTNIGHYRAAAKVLEGSGSNKARLWVCPPTRMDEQMLKQEGYYATFEAAGSRMEMPGCSLCMGNQARVDDDTTVFSTSTRNFNNRLGKGAQVYLGSAELAAVCALLGRIPNPEEYQRIAAEKINPLSDELYRYLNFDQIAGFEDQGRVMSADDEAAVLAQA; via the coding sequence ATGCTGAACGCCTACAGCAAGCTGGCCGCAGAACGAGAAGCCCAGGGCGTTCCGGCGTTGCCGCTGACTGCTGAGCAAACCAAAGACCTCACTCAACTGCTCGAAAATCCGCCGACAGATCAAAAGCAGATCCTGCTGGAGCTGCTCAGTGATCGCATTCCACCTGGGGTTGATGAAGCGGCCTACGTAAAAGCAACCTGGCTTAGCGCTGTGGCCCAGGGCAATGCGAGCAGTCCTTTCGTTACGCCCCTTGAAGCAACACGGCTCCTGGGAACGATGGTTGGCGGCTACAACGTGGCTGCCCTGATCGAACTGCTGAACAACAGTGATGAGGAACTGGCCAAATGTGCAGCCCAAGGACTAAGCCGCACGCTGCTGGTTTACGACGCCTTCAATGAAGTGATGGACCTGGCCACCAGCAATCGCTTCGCCAAGCAGGTGGTCGACAGTTGGGCAGCTGCTGAGTGGTTCACAACAAAAGCCGAGCTAGCCGAATCGATCACCGTGACCGTGTTCAAGGTGGACGGAGAAACCAACACCGACGACCTCTCCCCAGCCACCCATGCCACAACACGGCCTGACATCCCCCTGCATGCTCTGGCGATGCTGGAGACGAGAGACCCCAACGGGCTCAACACCATTGCGAAGCTGAAAGAGAACGGCCATCCAGTGGCCTACGTCGGCGATGTGGTGGGTACAGGCAGCTCACGAAAAAGTGCGATCAACTCCGTTCTTTGGCATACGGGTAATGACATTCCCCACGTGCCAAACAAACGCGCTGGAGGCGTAATTCTCGGCGGCAAAATCGCCCCAATCTTTTTCAACACCGCGGAAGATTCCGGCGCGCTTCCGATCGAATGTGATGTCAGCCAACTGAACACAGGTGATGTGATCACGATCCGTCCCCATGCCGGCACGGTCGAACGCGATGGAACGGTGATCAGCCACTTTGATTTGAAACCCAGCACGATCAGCGATGAGGTGCGGGCTGGCGGCCGAATTCCTCTCATGATCGGCAGGGCCCTCACCGACAAAGTTCGCAACCAGCTGGGACTTCCTCCCTCAGAGGTATTTATTCGCCCGAGCACCCCTCAGGACAACGGCAAAGGATTCACCTTGGCCCAAAAAATGGTTGGCAAAGCGTGTGGACTCCCCGGTGTACAGCCCGGAACGAGCTGCGAACCCCTCATGGCCACGGTCGGCTCTCAAGACACCACAGGTCCGATGACCCGTGACGAGATGAAGGAACTGGCTTGTCTGGGCTTCTCCTCCGACTTAGTGATGCAGAGCTTTTGCCATACAGCGGCCTATCCGAAGCCTGTCGACCTCCAAACCCAACAAGACCTTCCCGATTTCTTTGCTCAGCGCGGCGGAGTTGCCCTGCGACCAGGAGACGGGATTATCCACAGCTGGCTGAATCGCATGCTTCTGCCAGACACCGTGGGTACGGGGGGGGACAGTCACACCCGATTCCCCCTCGGTATTTCGTTCCCGGCAGGTTCAGGCTTGGTGGCATTTGCCGCGGCCATCGGCGCCATGCCTTTGGATATGCCGGAATCTGTTTTAGTGCGATTCAGCGGCGCACTGCAGCCGGGCGTGACCTTACGAGATGTGGTGAATGCCATCCCGTGGGTGGCCATTCAACGGGGCCTGCTCACGGTGGAAAAAGCCAACAAAAAAAATATTTTCAATGGCCGAATCATGGAAATCGAAGGTCTTCCTGATTTGAAACTCGAACAGGCCTTTGAACTCACCGACGCCACAGCAGAGCGATCGTGCGCGGGCTGCACCATCAAACTCTCCGAAGCAACGGTGAGTGAATACTTACGCAGCAATGTGGCTTTGCTGAAGAACATGATCGCGCGGGGCTACAGCGATGCGCGAACCCTCGCGCGACGGGTGAAAGCGATGGAGGACTGGCTGGCGAATCCCCAGCTTCTTCAGGCAGATGCCGATGCGGAATACGCCGAGATCCTTGAGATCAATCTCGATGAACTCACCGAACCGGTTCTGGCCTGCCCCAACGATCCCGACAATGTGAAGCTGCTGAGCGAGGTGGCTGGAAACGCCGTTCAGGAGGTCTTCATTGGTTCGTGCATGACCAACATCGGCCATTACCGCGCCGCCGCGAAAGTGCTGGAAGGTTCCGGCAGCAACAAAGCTCGACTCTGGGTTTGTCCACCCACAAGGATGGACGAACAAATGCTGAAGCAAGAGGGGTACTACGCCACCTTCGAAGCAGCTGGTAGTCGAATGGAAATGCCTGGATGCTCCCTTTGCATGGGAAATCAGGCCCGTGTGGACGACGACACCACCGTGTTCTCCACCAGCACACGCAACTTCAACAATCGTTTGGGGAAAGGCGCCCAGGTGTATCTAGGTAGTGCAGAGCTAGCAGCCGTTTGTGCACTTTTAGGCCGCATTCCCAACCCCGAGGAGTACCAACGCATCGCCGCAGAAAAAATCAATCCTCTGTCGGATGAGCTTTACCGCTACCTGAACTTCGACCAAATTGCTGGATTCGAGGACCAAGGGCGTGTGATGAGCGCCGACGACGAAGCCGCAGTTTTGGCACAAGCCTGA
- a CDS encoding ClC family H(+)/Cl(-) exchange transporter, giving the protein MQGNNDQNPKNDPLISSRSIRRLLERRWFVVVLALSLTGLGATITGLLFQSGIHVLSDWRRDLLHEVPAWIVLPVLGTFGGFVSGWLISNFAPAAAGAGVTHIMGFLRHKSVPMGLRVGLVKLVAGIIAIGCGFPLGPEGPAVQMGGSVAWQMSRWLKAPIAFRRVIVAAGGGAGIAAVFSAPLGGFIYAIEELLHSARPVVLLLVLITTFSADTWADVLGVFGLGSGAKGFQPNLGFLLERKFPIDVEFFPIDVIYLISLGALIGVLAELYTRYVLMMQRQGQHWFGNRLILRMSLSGLVLGSVYAALPSSFHNLDELFHMIGSSETGVSQALAGFVVLFFSTGLAAASGAPGGLFMPMLTLGGAMGLACGDWVQSLTGHLPNTYVFAGMGAFVAGCSRTPITAMFLAFALVKDLLILKPILVACLTSFLIARLFNPHSIYERQMSMESADEKRIKHSK; this is encoded by the coding sequence TTGCAAGGCAACAACGACCAAAACCCAAAAAACGATCCTCTGATCTCAAGTCGCAGTATTCGACGGCTGCTCGAACGCCGCTGGTTTGTTGTGGTTCTGGCCCTGTCTTTAACAGGACTTGGAGCCACGATCACCGGTTTGTTATTTCAAAGCGGTATTCATGTTTTAAGTGATTGGCGGCGTGATCTCCTTCACGAGGTTCCTGCCTGGATTGTTCTACCCGTCTTAGGCACATTCGGAGGCTTCGTGTCCGGGTGGCTGATTAGCAACTTTGCGCCAGCTGCCGCAGGCGCAGGGGTCACCCACATCATGGGTTTTCTGCGTCACAAGTCGGTTCCCATGGGCTTGCGCGTGGGTCTTGTGAAGTTGGTGGCGGGAATCATTGCTATCGGCTGCGGCTTCCCCCTTGGCCCAGAGGGTCCAGCCGTTCAGATGGGTGGATCCGTCGCCTGGCAAATGTCGCGATGGCTGAAAGCACCCATCGCATTTCGGCGCGTCATCGTTGCGGCCGGCGGCGGTGCTGGCATCGCTGCCGTGTTCAGCGCACCGCTCGGTGGCTTCATCTATGCGATCGAAGAGTTACTGCACTCGGCAAGACCGGTGGTGCTGTTACTGGTTTTAATCACCACCTTTTCTGCAGACACATGGGCAGATGTGTTGGGTGTATTCGGACTGGGTTCTGGTGCGAAGGGATTCCAACCCAATCTGGGATTTTTACTCGAACGCAAATTTCCAATTGATGTGGAATTTTTTCCCATCGATGTGATTTATCTAATCAGCCTTGGCGCCTTAATTGGTGTCTTAGCGGAGCTTTACACCCGCTATGTGCTGATGATGCAACGCCAAGGACAGCATTGGTTTGGCAACAGACTGATTTTGCGCATGAGTCTGAGCGGACTCGTTTTAGGCAGCGTCTATGCCGCCTTGCCATCGAGCTTCCACAACCTCGATGAACTGTTCCACATGATTGGCTCAAGCGAAACGGGGGTGTCGCAAGCGTTGGCAGGATTCGTAGTGCTGTTTTTCAGCACTGGTCTGGCAGCGGCTTCCGGCGCACCGGGAGGGCTTTTTATGCCCATGCTCACCCTTGGCGGAGCCATGGGCTTGGCCTGTGGCGATTGGGTCCAATCCCTCACCGGCCATCTTCCCAATACCTACGTTTTCGCAGGTATGGGCGCTTTCGTCGCGGGCTGTTCACGCACACCCATCACCGCAATGTTCCTGGCCTTTGCGTTGGTGAAAGACCTACTGATCCTGAAACCAATCCTGGTGGCCTGTCTCACTAGTTTTCTGATCGCCCGACTCTTCAACCCTCATTCCATATATGAACGCCAAATGAGCATGGAGAGTGCAGACGAAAAGCGAATTAAGCACAGCAAATAA
- a CDS encoding B12-binding domain-containing radical SAM protein has translation MTSLGYQIVWATLAQRHDVDVRRLFTDQGDPLPRHCDLFGLSLSWELDGPVLPELLRNQRIPIWAAERSDDDPIVFGGGPVLTANPEPLAPFFDAVLLGDGELLLPAFIDALQQCRHSPRNERLRHLAQVPGVYVPSLYAPRYDTDGTLIAVEPIDSAIPALVEKQTWRGNTLSHSTVVTPEAAWPDIHMVEVVRSCPELCRFCLASYLTLPFRTPSLDDGLIPAVEKGLTATKRLGLLGASVTQHPQFSDLLQWLDQDRFDGTRISVSSVRAATVTPELTRILSKRGSRSLTIAIESGSERMREVVNKKLTTEAIHAAARHAKEGGLTGLKLYGMAGLPTETDDDIEATAELLLALKRDTKGLRFTLGVSTFVPKAQTPFQWQGVRPEAEKRLKRLAKRLKPKGIEFRPESYGWSVIQALLSRSDRRLAPVIAAVGDGRESMGGWKKTYRAALNGELKPMPGPTQPLPPPWADVVHDPWDSQRTLPWTHLRGPLAPQKLREHHDQALTVD, from the coding sequence ATCACAAGCCTTGGGTACCAAATCGTCTGGGCCACCCTCGCCCAACGGCATGACGTCGACGTTCGCCGCCTGTTTACCGACCAAGGCGATCCACTACCGCGACACTGCGACCTCTTCGGTCTGTCCCTGAGTTGGGAATTGGATGGGCCGGTGCTTCCTGAGCTCTTACGCAACCAACGCATTCCGATCTGGGCCGCCGAGCGCAGTGACGATGACCCCATCGTGTTCGGCGGGGGCCCAGTGCTGACCGCCAACCCAGAACCACTCGCTCCCTTTTTCGATGCCGTGCTCCTTGGAGACGGTGAATTACTGCTGCCCGCCTTCATCGATGCACTGCAGCAGTGCCGCCACAGTCCACGCAACGAACGCTTGCGGCACCTAGCCCAAGTGCCCGGGGTGTATGTGCCTTCACTCTATGCGCCCCGCTACGACACAGACGGGACCTTGATTGCTGTGGAACCGATTGATTCAGCTATCCCTGCGCTGGTTGAAAAACAAACCTGGCGTGGAAACACGCTCAGCCACTCCACAGTCGTGACACCAGAAGCAGCTTGGCCCGACATCCACATGGTGGAAGTTGTACGCAGTTGCCCGGAGCTCTGCAGATTTTGCTTAGCCAGTTATCTGACCCTGCCCTTCCGCACTCCATCGCTTGATGACGGCCTCATCCCCGCCGTTGAAAAAGGATTAACCGCCACCAAGCGCCTGGGGCTTCTAGGGGCATCCGTCACCCAACATCCCCAGTTCTCAGACCTTCTGCAGTGGCTGGATCAGGATCGCTTTGATGGAACCCGCATCAGTGTGAGCTCCGTACGGGCCGCCACCGTGACCCCCGAACTCACAAGGATCTTGTCGAAACGCGGCAGCCGCTCGCTCACGATTGCCATCGAAAGTGGCAGCGAACGCATGCGAGAGGTCGTCAACAAAAAACTCACCACCGAAGCCATCCATGCAGCTGCGCGCCACGCCAAAGAAGGCGGTCTGACCGGACTCAAGTTGTACGGAATGGCCGGGCTACCCACCGAAACCGATGACGACATCGAAGCCACTGCAGAACTCCTTTTGGCACTGAAACGTGACACCAAAGGGCTGCGGTTCACCCTCGGGGTGAGCACGTTTGTTCCAAAAGCCCAAACACCGTTCCAATGGCAAGGCGTCCGACCAGAAGCGGAGAAACGGCTGAAACGTCTGGCGAAACGGCTGAAACCCAAAGGGATTGAATTCCGTCCGGAAAGTTATGGCTGGAGCGTGATTCAGGCCTTGCTCTCCAGAAGTGATCGCCGCTTGGCGCCCGTGATCGCTGCCGTGGGAGACGGTCGGGAAAGCATGGGCGGATGGAAAAAGACTTACCGCGCTGCGTTGAACGGTGAACTGAAACCAATGCCCGGACCGACACAGCCGCTCCCACCTCCATGGGCAGACGTGGTGCATGACCCATGGGACTCCCAGCGCACCTTGCCTTGGACGCATCTCAGAGGTCCGCTGGCTCCCCAGAAATTGCGAGAGCATCACGATCAAGCTTTGACGGTTGACTGA